CCAACATCAGCTTCCCTATGGCTACGAATCTATGTATATTATATATACCATCAACATACAACACATTATAGAGGTCCAGGGTACCTCAACTCCTCAAGAGGACATTCTTGCAGCAACCCTTGCTGTATGCCTTCACAGTGTGGAGCCATAGGAGGACACATCAGAGAGCTTATCTCACCCAAGGAGCCAACTATGCTTTCACCAGAAGTAGTCCCAGTTCTACCATTTAACATATCTTCGCTGAGCAGAAACTCTAGCCCATCCAATCTTTGTTGATTGTTGCATGCCATTTCCTCAATCCCCACAGGGAAATTTCTTTCTCCTTGAATCATCTGCAGTCCAGTCCCATCCATGTTGTACTGTGCTTGAGCAAATTGAACAGCAGTGTCATTTGAGATATATACTGAAGCAGAAGAGGATACATTATTGATAGGCTGATCATAAAGTTGCTGAGTGTAGGATATGTCATTTGGGAATTGATTATTAGGACTCGTTGCATTGCGGATGAGTTGATCATCTTCAGAAAATCTTCCTCCAAGCTTGATAAGCAGTTTCCTAATAGAAGCATGGTCATTAAAGCGTGGTTCTTGGTTGGAGAAGGGTGTGGGAGCCAGTAAAGGCAGCCCAGGCCAGTAAGTGTTTTGATTATTGTTATAATCATCTGAAACAATAGGATTAGCATTTCCTCTCTTCAGCGCTTGCTTTAGGCCGCCACTACCCCTCCGAGCCTGTTGCTCTTTTCTTTGCTTACCAAGAAGCTTCTTTTTCAGTCTGGTGTTCCAGTAGTTCTTTATGTCATTATCTGTTCTCCCTGGCAATTGTGCTGCAATTATAGACCACCTGCCCATGCAAACAAAGTGATTATATGAACCTAGGTCAAACAAAGCCATTATAGACCATCTGCTCATGGAAATGAAGTGATATTGTGGAAGAAAGAGCTTAGCTAGAAGATAATAATCTTAATCTCAGGTCAAAATTGAGCATATATTTGTTAAATGGATAAAGATAGCTATGATGGataaaattattcatttgaagagAAACATTACATACCTGCTCCCAATACTAATATAGAGGCTGCAAATTATGTCATCTTCTTCCTCAGAGAAGCCTCCATGCTTAATATTTGGGCGAAGATAGTTTAACCATCTAAGACGGCAGCTCTTGCCACATCTTTTAAGGCCTGATTCAGAAACAAACCCTCATGTATTGTATGAGATCAAAGAATATAATTATAAACCCACTTCAAAAGACTTCAGTTCTCGATTATATCTTATAATTAAACCATGAGGAATGAAGCAAAggctataattaattaaaaagttcgaAAAAACATACCAATTTTCTGAGGTAAAGCAATCCAGTTACCACCAGTGCCATGTTTCTCTATGTACGCCTTGAGCTTTGCATCTTCTTCAGGTGACCATGGGCCTTTCTTCACGTTGGCTTTGTCGCAGCAAGGAGCCCTCCCCATACCTTCTCTTCCCTTCCCTTTTCCTTAATGTTTCTTAATTTTGAGCTTAGAAGTTTGATGTGTAGCTTCTCTTTCTATGTCAAAAAGATAGCAATTATGAGAGATAAGAGGATAGTCTATTATAAAAGGTGGACAAGGATAAACAGGGTTCCAAGAAGAGCCATAAGACTTTTAAAGTAGGGCATGGAATAAAGGCGGTGTTGTTGGAATATAAAAATggagaaattaaagaagaaaatggTTTATGTTCTTGTCTTTCTTTGTCCAGAATCAGTATAATCTATGCAGGCCGTTGATTTTCTTGGGACTCCTATTTCTAATAATCCTCGAAATTCAGTGGGACttgtatttgaaaattttacccgTGATTGGAATTACAATTTATAGTCTGTAGATatattcataattattttttaataatcatATAAAACTTCTAGAAAACATATATACAGATATTACTTTCATCTCGTAATTATATAccctttttttatttaattcgtgTGAAAAGCCTATGAAATCAAAAACAAAAACAAACACATACACAGAAAATGAAGATTTCTAATTTGAAATCGAGCTTGTGCTGCAAACGTAATAAAGATAGGTGgaaatgaaaaggaaacatgtaaGAAAAGGTCAAGGTGCATCGCACTTGAGGCAAAGTGTCACATCCTAAGGTCTATTTACTTGACCTCTCCATGTTTACCTACCTTCCCTCCCGTTAGTGCAAAACAGTCCTCTCTGTTTTCCATGTTGCAGGCTATAGCCAAAATAGAGCAAAGCACAATTAGCGCTGTGTATATATTAGTGATACTTGATTGATTGAGCCTTATATTTGAATtatcaaattatttaattatcgataaaataaaataaccatAAAATGTAGACTATtcatattaaaattaagaaatcaATCAAAGAGCAATGATGAAGAATGCAAACCCAGAATTTAGTGAGTTGGGTTTGAAAACGCTCGACTTTGTTGATGGAGCAGTCCCAGAATTGTAAATATATTTGAGTTTGGtgaagatataaatatatatatatatatatatacgtatCATGTGTTAATTATTTAAAGGGTACTATCAATGAAATGAATTGCTGAAAAGGTATGGATATTTGTGGGACCGAAATTAGCTAGTGCATTCTTAGCATCGATCATATATACACAAGGCAGGTTCTAATAATTATTTGTGATGAAAATGCAAGTGCAAAAAGAAGGTACTTAGGGACACAGGATTATTTGATACTTGATAATTAGTATGGATTAGACCTCTTGAAAGATTGGGTTCCCTTTTATCTTATTCATCATGTCGCGCGTGTATATATAACTCTTGTTTTGTTCTAGACTtctagtcttttttttttcttttttttacacAATTTCAGTTTGTAACAAGAAAAATATAACTTAATGTTCAATTTTACTTATGTACTTATtggaatgtttaatttaatttattttaattttttatttaaattagtcCAGTCATTTTAATTTCATctcaatttacaaaaaaaaaaaaaaaagaacttcttgattttaagttaaatagacaaaaaataaaaatgactAAATTGAACATCTTAACAAATACATAGGTACCTGAGAAAATATTATCAATTTTACTGAAAGAAAAGGTATAcaaaacctttctttcttttttatttctattttttattATGTCTAAGTAAATTATGATCTTTAGAGGTGAGCGAACGAATGAACGAATGAATGGCTGGTGCTGAATTGAAGCGAACAATTGACAAGAAAATCACAGGCACAAGAATTTGCGGGTCACAACCATCATTTAACCCTCTTTGTCTATATAAAATGTGGATTTCTTGTTGTTCACCATCTCATATTATTCATTTTATgattttgcttataaaaaaaaatcttggcTGATGGACCTACAAGTTTGAAAATGGTtctctttatatatatttatatatatatccaGGACAGTTCGAATCAATTTTCATCCAGTTTCTATTATCTTTCAATTCTTTTTTGATGATGTGAAAGAaatcaaatttttattatttttattgcatGTATAATTTTATAAACAAGATGTATAATAGAAACTTAAAAATGTATAATATTCCTGTAAAATTACACTCCATAGTTACACCTTATGAGGTTAATAGTT
This is a stretch of genomic DNA from Hevea brasiliensis isolate MT/VB/25A 57/8 chromosome 12, ASM3005281v1, whole genome shotgun sequence. It encodes these proteins:
- the LOC110669778 gene encoding transcription factor RAX3, producing MGRAPCCDKANVKKGPWSPEEDAKLKAYIEKHGTGGNWIALPQKIGLKRCGKSCRLRWLNYLRPNIKHGGFSEEEDDIICSLYISIGSRWSIIAAQLPGRTDNDIKNYWNTRLKKKLLGKQRKEQQARRGSGGLKQALKRGNANPIVSDDYNNNQNTYWPGLPLLAPTPFSNQEPRFNDHASIRKLLIKLGGRFSEDDQLIRNATSPNNQFPNDISYTQQLYDQPINNVSSSASVYISNDTAVQFAQAQYNMDGTGLQMIQGERNFPVGIEEMACNNQQRLDGLEFLLSEDMLNGRTGTTSGESIVGSLGEISSLMCPPMAPHCEGIQQGLLQECPLEELRYPGPL